One Elaeis guineensis isolate ETL-2024a chromosome 10, EG11, whole genome shotgun sequence genomic window carries:
- the LOC105052390 gene encoding protein DETOXIFICATION 20, with product MVGGVEERLLQWNREEEVALSTRVWVESKKLWRVGGPAILIRLSSFGILVVTQSFTGYDGETELAAYALVFALFVRFANGLLLGMGSATETLCGQAFGAKLYHTMGIHLQRSWIVLAVIATLLVPWFILATPILRLLGQEEDLSTVSGPIALWFIPIIYSYVFYFTMQMYLQAQLKNVIIAWLACGSFVLHVLASWISVVKLKWGVAGAMGSMVLSSWLPIFGEFVYVFCGWCPETWKGFSLSAFSDLLPIIKLSISSGIMLCLQVWYNSALVLLAGFMKNAKIAIAAFSICLNITTWELMISLGFLTAASVRVSNELGMGNSNGAKFAIKVAVLNSSIIGLFFFLLFLLFGKSVAYAFTNSEDVVEAVASLSVLLAISVLPNTIQPILSGAAIGAGYQSMVAVVNIACYYLLGVPLGILLGYLTNLQVQGIWIGMLCGSAAQIVVLLFITIRTDWDGQVEKANARLYRWALSSEKESNGTPTLIS from the exons ATGGTAGGTGGTGTGGAAGAGAGGCTTCTTCAATGGAACAGAGAGGAAGAGGTGGCCTTGAGCACAAGAGTATGGGTAGAATCCAAGAAGCTATGGAGGGTGGGAGGCCCTGCGATCCTCATAAGGCTTTCGTCCTTCGGGATCTTGGTGGTGACGCAGTCCTTCACGGGATATGATGGTGAGACGGAGCTCGCGGCCTACGCTCTTGTTTTCGCTCTCTTTGTCCGGTTCGCCAATGGGCTCTTG CTGGGAATGGGGAGCGCCACAGAGACACTCTGTGGCCAAGCATTTGGAGCTAAACTTTACCACACGATGGGAATCCACCTCCAGCGCTCATGGATCGTCCTCGCGGTCATTGCCACCCTTCTGGTCCCGTGGTTCATCCTTGCAACCCCAATCCTTCGACTCTTGGGCCAAGAAGAGGACCTATCCACTGTCTCCGGCCCCATAGCTCTCTGGTTCATTCCCATCATCTACTCCTACGTCTTCTACTTCACCATGCAGATGTACCTGCAAGCCCAGCTCAAGAACGTTATAATTGCATGGCTAGCATGCGGATCATTTGTGCTCCATGTGCTCGCATCATGGATCTCGGTCGTCAAGCTGAAATGGGGAGTGGCTGGGGCCATGGGTTCGATGGTCCTGTCGAGTTGGTTGCCCATCTTCGGCGAGTTCGTCTACGTCTTTTGCGGCTGGTGCCCGGAGACATGGAAGGGGTTCTCTTTGAGTGCCTTCTCCGATCTCTTGCCCATCATCAAGCTATCAATTTCTTCTGGCATAATGCTGTG CTTGCAGGTGTGGTACAACTCCGCTCTGGTCCTATTGGCTGGATTCATGAAGAATGCCAAGATAGCAATAGCAGCCTTCTCCATATG CCTCAACATCACTACTTGGGAGCTCATGATATCACTTGGCTTCTTGACCGCCGCAAG TGTTCGCGTTTCAAATGAACTAGGGATGGGAAATTCGAACGGTGCAAAATTTGCCATCAAGGTTGCCGTGTTAAACTCATCCATCATTGGATTATTCTTCTTCCTGTTGTTTCTGCTCTTCGGCAAGAGCGTTGCGTATGCTTTCACGAATAGCGAGGATGTGGTTGAGGCGGTCGCAAGCTTGTCTGTTCTGTTGGCCATTTCGGTCCTGCCAAACACCATTCAGCCAATCCTTTCAG GGGCAGCTATTGGTGCTGGTTATCAGAGTATGGTTGCAGTTGTAAACATCGCATGCTACTACTTGTTGGGAGTTCCTTTGGGAATACTGCTGGGGTACCTCACTAACTTGCAAGTGCAG GGCATCTGGATTGGAATGCTGTGTGGGTCGGCAGCACAAATAGTGGTTCTTCTGTTCATCACCATCAGAACAGACTGGGATGGTCAG GTAGAAAAAGCAAATGCGAGATTATACAGGTGGGCATTATCATCAGAAAAAGAATCAAATGGTACCCCCACCttgatatcttga